The sequence GTGACACGGCCACGTCGAACGCCCCGTCGCGGAACGCGACCGGCGCATCGGCCAGGCCGGTCCAGAGGCTCTCGGCACGGCCGAGAAGGACGTCGGCGGCCACCGGCGAGCTATTCGATTCCGCTGACCACGGCCTGGAACGCCAGTTCACTCGCGCCGATGAGGGCGCTGTCCCGGCCCAGCTCGGGCGTCAGGAGCCGCAGCGTCCCGCGGGACTCGGGCTTGGAGCGGCGGGCGATCTCCGCCTCGACCGCCGGCCGCTGCAGGCGAACGATTTCCTCGAGCATGTCGTGGACGATGATCGCCTCGGGGTTGAAGACGTTTATCAGGATCCCGAGCGCCCGCCCCAGCACCACGGCCAGCTGCGCCACCGCACCGGCCGCGGGTTGCCGTCCCAGCCTCGCGTCCGAGAACACCGACGCGACCGCGCCCGAGCCCGGCGACCCGGCGCACCCGGCCGCCCGCAGCAGCGCGTGCTCGCCCAGGAACGTCTCGAGGCACCCGTTGCTGCCGCAGTGGCAGGCCGGCCCGTCGGGGTCGAGCATGATGTGCCCGATCTCGCCGGCGTATCCGCCGGCCCCGAGAATCTCGGCCCCGTCGACGATCACCCCGCCGCCGACGCCGACCGAGCCGGTCACGTAGACGACGTCACGGAGCTGACGGGCCGCCCCGCGCTGGTGCTCGGCGACCGCGCCGAGGTTCGCGTTGTTACCGATCCGAACGTCCGACCCGAGCCGCTGCCGCAACGTCGCCCCGAACGGGACGCTCCGCCAGCCGAGGTTCGGGGCGTGCACGACCAGCCCGTCCAGACGGCTGACCGTCCCCGGCACCGACACGCCGACGCCCACCAGCCGAGCGTCCCCCGGCATGCGGGCGGCGAGCCACCGCGCGTCGCGGGCGATCTGCGTGCAGGCGCCGGAGGGCGACAGCGGGGAGGCTAATGGAGTCTCCCGGCGGACGTGCACCCGGCCGCCGAGGCCGACCGCCGCCGTCACCATCCGCTCGACCTCGACCTCGACGGCGAGGACGTACGGACCGTCCCGGCGGGGAGCCACCACGTGCGACGGACGCCCGGCCTTGTCACCACCGGCCGGGACGTGCTCGTCGACCATGCCGCGCCGCACCAGGTCCGCCACCAGATCGCCGATCGTGCTCCGGTTGAGGCCGAGCGAAGCGGTGAGCTCCGCCCGGCTCATCTCTCCGTGCACGTGGATCTGCTGGAGGACCTGGCTGAGGTTGTGTCGCCGGATCTCCTCCGGACGCACGACCGTGGCTCGGGACACCGGAGGATCAGTCCTCCTGCGGAGCCCTGCGGGACAGCGCGTCGGCACCGGCGGCCACCAGCAGCACCAGACCGGTGACGAGGAAGACGTACGCCGAGCTGATGTTCTTGATCAGGTTCAGGCCGTTCGGGATCATCGCGATCACGATCGCGCCGATGATCGCGTCCCGGACCTTGCCCCGTCCGCCGAAGAGCGACGTACCGCCGATGACGGCCGCGCCCACCGCGTACAGGACGTCGGTGTTCTTACCGAAGTCGGACGGAACACCGCCCAGGTACGACGCACCGATGATGCCGGCCAGACCGGCCATGCCCGAGCAGATGATGAACGCGGACATCCGGATGCGCTTGGTGTCCACACCGGCCCGCTTGGCCGCCTCACGGTTGCCACCGACCGCGTAGAGGAAGCGGCCGTACTGGGTCTTGGTGAGGATC is a genomic window of Cryptosporangium phraense containing:
- a CDS encoding ROK family transcriptional regulator; its protein translation is MSRATVVRPEEIRRHNLSQVLQQIHVHGEMSRAELTASLGLNRSTIGDLVADLVRRGMVDEHVPAGGDKAGRPSHVVAPRRDGPYVLAVEVEVERMVTAAVGLGGRVHVRRETPLASPLSPSGACTQIARDARWLAARMPGDARLVGVGVSVPGTVSRLDGLVVHAPNLGWRSVPFGATLRQRLGSDVRIGNNANLGAVAEHQRGAARQLRDVVYVTGSVGVGGGVIVDGAEILGAGGYAGEIGHIMLDPDGPACHCGSNGCLETFLGEHALLRAAGCAGSPGSGAVASVFSDARLGRQPAAGAVAQLAVVLGRALGILINVFNPEAIIVHDMLEEIVRLQRPAVEAEIARRSKPESRGTLRLLTPELGRDSALIGASELAFQAVVSGIE